A genome region from Arachidicoccus soli includes the following:
- a CDS encoding TlpA disulfide reductase family protein, translated as MKRNIGIVKIVFVLFVMFTLNKVNGQNSKDTTAKYLNKLIASDKPEDKVTLNSALKKLAASDKETDMMLAANLYYNMKDARVSDSLQQVELIKFPLGIAARNKAVQVIFDEKNVLKAEELYKSWVAKFPTTNFSGDDHGYIVYDYASSYIADLFAKEKNVVKAKQYIDYLKEDFWKGNAYSGLSAAFYKNGDLADAEIYAKKAMNSAAQYLNATDGAGRFAASGYPGLCNTYVNILYEEKKYDEALKYIQALYKHNKELNIATNYTYAKLLMHFNRNQEAYDKLDTVMKTGRAAPELVKTFKQLYVTVKGSDKGYANYIAAIRVAVLKNLKEKLVKEIMDKPAPLFTLTDIYGKKVSLKDYRGKTVVLDFWATWCGPCKRSFPAMQMIQNKYKNDPNVKFLFIHTWEKSDNATAEAKAYIQKMKYNFEVLMDLKDPKTKENKVVSSYGVKGIPAKFIIDPNGNIRFQLTGFDGSNEAAVDEVSTMIDLARNPN; from the coding sequence ATGAAAAGAAATATTGGAATTGTAAAGATTGTCTTTGTGCTGTTTGTCATGTTTACTTTGAATAAAGTAAATGGTCAAAATAGCAAGGACACAACGGCTAAATATTTAAACAAGTTAATCGCCTCTGACAAACCTGAAGACAAAGTCACGCTTAATAGTGCCCTTAAAAAACTTGCAGCTAGTGATAAGGAAACGGATATGATGCTCGCAGCCAATCTCTACTACAATATGAAAGATGCTCGGGTATCGGACTCTCTGCAACAGGTAGAATTGATTAAATTCCCTTTGGGTATTGCGGCTCGCAACAAAGCGGTACAAGTTATTTTCGATGAAAAGAATGTGTTGAAAGCAGAGGAACTTTATAAGAGCTGGGTAGCTAAATTCCCTACTACAAATTTTTCAGGAGATGATCATGGTTATATTGTTTACGATTATGCAAGTTCTTATATCGCAGATTTGTTTGCAAAAGAAAAGAATGTAGTCAAGGCAAAACAATATATCGATTATTTAAAGGAAGATTTTTGGAAGGGAAACGCTTATTCGGGATTATCAGCTGCTTTTTATAAAAATGGCGATTTAGCAGATGCAGAAATATATGCTAAAAAAGCGATGAATAGTGCTGCGCAATATTTAAATGCCACTGATGGTGCCGGCAGGTTTGCAGCATCGGGATACCCGGGGCTTTGTAATACCTATGTGAATATTTTGTATGAAGAAAAAAAATACGATGAGGCATTAAAATATATTCAAGCATTATATAAACATAATAAAGAATTGAACATCGCTACCAATTATACTTATGCCAAATTACTTATGCATTTTAATCGCAATCAAGAAGCTTACGATAAGCTAGACACAGTCATGAAAACAGGAAGGGCTGCACCAGAACTGGTAAAAACATTTAAGCAATTATATGTTACAGTGAAAGGAAGCGATAAGGGTTATGCCAATTATATAGCTGCCATACGAGTTGCGGTTTTGAAAAATTTGAAAGAGAAACTTGTAAAGGAAATTATGGACAAGCCGGCACCGCTATTCACACTTACAGATATTTATGGCAAGAAGGTTTCTTTAAAGGATTATAGAGGAAAGACGGTTGTCCTTGATTTTTGGGCTACATGGTGCGGCCCTTGCAAAAGATCTTTCCCGGCTATGCAAATGATTCAGAATAAGTATAAAAATGACCCGAATGTAAAATTCCTTTTTATACATACTTGGGAAAAATCAGATAATGCAACTGCAGAAGCTAAGGCATATATTCAAAAGATGAAATATAATTTTGAAGTACTAATGGATTTAAAAGACCCTAAAACAAAAGAAAATAAAGTGGTAAGCAGCTATGGCGTTAAAGGTATTCCAGCAAAATTTATCATAGATCCAAATGGCAATATTAGGTTTCAATTAACTGGTTTTGACGGTAGTAACGAAGCAGCAGTTGACGAGGTATCTACCATGATAGATCTAGCAAGAAACCCTAACTAA
- a CDS encoding TlpA disulfide reductase family protein, with the protein MNCLKNIITLVLFLTPAIIFAQENTFILKGHVEHFSNGKVILTSKDGNIRDSTKTVNGNFTFKGKLQNPVYAYLRIGDNLQQVSFFLESKNMRVELNKDSLQNAVFSGSPETNSWEDYRKVFHKISMRAGPYYHLVDSLNKASNGKLDSSDKAISKAALDKLQDYDMKMHKQYVLQHKNSVVCPFIIIDHFVNYFEFKQAEELFALVTPAIKNSFYGKKLSDAIKIANRTTIGTSPTFSQIDSAGKVMNLQDFRGQYVLVDFWASWCGPCRRENPNVLAAYKKYHPLGFTVVGVSLDNNKKAWLNAVHHDNLEWTQLCDLKGWENEAAVKFGVKVVPTNFLLDKNGKIIAKNLRGEDLQNKLKDLLK; encoded by the coding sequence ATGAACTGCCTCAAAAATATTATTACACTGGTACTTTTCTTGACACCAGCAATAATTTTCGCTCAAGAAAACACATTTATCTTAAAGGGACATGTTGAACATTTTTCCAATGGGAAAGTTATTTTAACTTCTAAGGATGGAAATATACGAGACTCAACAAAAACAGTGAATGGCAACTTCACATTCAAGGGGAAACTACAAAATCCAGTATATGCTTATCTTAGAATTGGAGATAATTTGCAGCAAGTTTCTTTTTTTCTAGAAAGCAAAAATATGCGTGTTGAATTAAATAAAGATTCATTACAAAATGCTGTTTTTTCAGGCTCTCCCGAAACGAATAGCTGGGAAGATTACCGCAAAGTTTTTCATAAGATTTCTATGAGAGCCGGACCATATTATCATTTAGTCGACTCATTAAATAAAGCCAGTAACGGGAAATTGGATAGTTCAGATAAGGCTATTTCAAAAGCTGCATTAGACAAACTACAGGACTATGACATGAAGATGCATAAGCAATATGTACTTCAACACAAAAACTCTGTGGTTTGTCCATTCATTATAATCGATCATTTTGTAAATTATTTTGAATTCAAACAAGCAGAAGAATTATTTGCCTTAGTAACACCAGCAATTAAAAATTCTTTTTATGGCAAAAAACTTTCTGACGCAATTAAAATAGCTAATCGCACGACTATTGGAACCTCACCAACATTTTCTCAAATTGACTCCGCAGGTAAAGTGATGAATTTGCAAGACTTTAGAGGGCAGTATGTTTTGGTTGATTTTTGGGCAAGCTGGTGTGGCCCTTGCCGAAGAGAAAACCCAAATGTATTGGCTGCATATAAAAAATATCATCCTTTAGGATTTACAGTTGTGGGCGTCTCTTTGGATAATAACAAAAAGGCTTGGTTAAATGCGGTTCATCACGATAATTTGGAATGGACTCAACTATGCGATTTAAAAGGATGGGAAAATGAAGCTGCAGTGAAATTTGGTGTGAAAGTAGTACCAACGAATTTCCTTCTAGATAAAAATGGAAAAATAATAGCCAAGAACCTAAGAGGAGAGGACCTACAGAATAAATTAAAAGATTTGTTGAAATAA
- a CDS encoding RagB/SusD family nutrient uptake outer membrane protein, translating into MTYNKIFNKINTRYLLVCIISIAITSCSKFVELGAPTTQIGVKEAFQSDASATSAVIGLYLTQFNSMALNYSGVVGSSADDIHYSTSSVNYDQFSSNAILPNNSLNGNNLWGSSFSELYQINLVIENLNASTALTPALKNQLLGEALTLRAFINFYLVNLYGDVPLELTTDIATNALIPRTSSIKVWSQIIDDLNSANGLLSPNYPTTQRARINKYTAMALLAKSYLYNKDWTKAENYSDSIISSGIYSLNTNLNQAFTNTSNEIIWQIANTTGVSTFGSNFLAPKGVLPNYILYDTLYNSFEPNDLRKIDWTMTDTIGGKPYYYDYKYKSRSGTGNEYNVVFRLAEQYLIRAEARAQQNNTSGAISDLNIIRNRAGLNSLSTQLTKAQVLLAVEQERKVELFGEWGNRWFDLKRAPSISGNTGLTRADDVLSGIKTGWKPTDIFYPIPSDQILANTKLTQNQGYN; encoded by the coding sequence ATGACGTACAACAAAATATTCAATAAAATTAATACACGCTACCTGCTTGTCTGTATTATTTCAATAGCGATAACTTCTTGTTCAAAATTTGTTGAATTGGGCGCGCCCACTACGCAAATAGGCGTTAAAGAAGCTTTCCAATCGGATGCATCCGCAACAAGCGCCGTGATAGGACTTTATCTAACCCAATTCAATTCCATGGCACTCAACTATTCTGGAGTCGTGGGTTCTTCTGCAGATGACATTCATTATTCAACAAGTTCTGTCAATTATGATCAATTCTCAAGTAACGCGATTCTGCCAAACAATTCTTTAAATGGGAATAACCTTTGGGGAAGCAGTTTTTCAGAATTATATCAAATAAATTTAGTAATTGAAAACCTAAATGCATCAACAGCATTAACACCTGCTCTTAAAAATCAATTATTAGGTGAGGCCTTGACTTTGCGAGCTTTTATAAATTTTTATTTAGTTAATTTATATGGCGATGTTCCATTAGAATTAACCACTGATATTGCAACAAATGCCTTAATACCAAGAACAAGTTCAATTAAAGTATGGAGCCAGATAATTGACGATTTAAATAGTGCGAATGGCCTTTTGTCTCCGAACTATCCAACGACACAAAGAGCTAGAATTAATAAATATACAGCAATGGCGTTGCTGGCAAAATCATATTTATATAATAAGGATTGGACAAAAGCGGAGAATTATTCGGATAGCATTATTTCATCAGGCATTTATAGTTTAAATACCAATTTAAACCAGGCATTTACCAACACTAGTAATGAGATAATCTGGCAAATAGCAAATACAACAGGTGTTTCAACTTTTGGAAGCAACTTTTTAGCACCAAAAGGTGTTCTACCGAATTATATTTTATATGACACCTTATACAATTCTTTTGAACCCAATGATTTGCGTAAAATAGATTGGACAATGACTGATACAATTGGTGGAAAACCTTATTATTACGATTATAAATATAAAAGTCGCTCGGGTACCGGAAATGAGTACAATGTAGTTTTTCGACTAGCTGAACAATATTTAATTAGAGCAGAGGCCAGAGCTCAACAAAATAATACCAGCGGTGCGATTAGCGACTTAAATATTATTCGCAACAGAGCAGGTCTTAACTCTTTAAGTACGCAATTAACAAAGGCTCAGGTTTTGTTAGCTGTTGAACAAGAAAGAAAAGTGGAGTTGTTTGGAGAATGGGGTAATAGATGGTTCGATTTAAAAAGAGCACCTAGCATTTCTGGCAATACGGGTCTTACCAGAGCAGACGATGTACTCTCAGGCATTAAAACCGGATGGAAACCTACGGATATTTTTTATCCGATACCGTCAGATCAAATATTAGCAAATACGAAGCTTACGCAGAACCAGGGTTATAATTAA
- a CDS encoding TonB-dependent receptor, producing MKRNYQNWHYIKLLFLLSFFIFCNIANGQARLPEEKTITLQQKNIPLEKAIHMVQLQSGISIFYSNQLLNGKEGVNLDYQDAPLYKVLDDLFKKRGFDWQYYADKNTILIKPAKKNNSKSSVSKSEFVTTGQAHIEQFNIQGRVTDENGNPLPSVSVVIPGTPLGAMTNTKGEYFFEDAPENADLVISYVGYIEKRMHIQGRNVINVILTESVNELNKAVVIGYGKTTKRFNTGSVATIDADIIAKQPIANVMTALPGRVAGVQITQNNGVPGSNTQIQIRGQGSLNSGTIPLYVIDGVPYSNFNGAQPATDNLDAWGISSANGGTSPFSSINPDDIESISILKDADATAIYGARGANGVVLITTKSGKSGKSKVDVNVYTGTGKVGHFIPMLNTQQYLALRKEAFANDGISPDKASSRPLDLLDWDQNAYTNWQKYLIGGTAHSTNAEISYSGGNENTQYRLSGSYRNDGTVYPGDNWKDSRVTSRFSLDHHSTNNKFGFNFSTSYSYENSFLPSSDITSLYTLPPNYPSMLKDSTGKLIWYPGFTNPLSYLEQPDRSVTTNLISNLTLRYTIIPGLNLKLNSGYTNIVLDQKSAKPASAQNPAYNPVSSAYFSNNKIENWIIEPTVDYSFNIGKGKFNALAGGTFQQNISQTNSTKGTNYSSDLLLGSLAGAGLITSYYPNYSKYKFASMYGRANYNWDSKYLINATFRRDGSSRFGPNNRFGNFWAIGAGWIFSEENFVKDNLPFLSFGKLRGSYGLTGNDQIPNYIYLPLYSLISTPYQQQTGMYETTSPNPNIQWETDRKLEMALELGFLKDRILFTGSYYRDRSGNQLTYLSLPTQTGFNSYMANIPAVIQNKGIELTINTKNILTKNFQWYSSLNITIPQNKLLSFPGLENSFYSNSYVIGQPINLTRLYHYTGIDPQTGFPQYATKAGTGIPDYNTDRIIAPVGHPFYGGLSNDFTYKQWSLSVFVQFQHQNGFTNSVSYSPIGRGMTNLNTSVLNRWQKPGDVNTLYPAASANAGTPIANAYGYYYGGSDAFWGDASWLKIRSASLSYSFGKKLISSWGLSTLRLYAEGQNLFTLNRNKYQFDPETNVPGGPPGLGTGQYAAVPPLRTLVVGINVSF from the coding sequence ATGAAAAGAAATTATCAAAACTGGCATTACATCAAACTGTTATTTTTGTTGTCTTTCTTTATTTTTTGCAACATCGCAAATGGTCAAGCCAGGCTGCCTGAAGAAAAGACAATCACGCTGCAACAGAAGAATATTCCTCTTGAGAAGGCCATTCATATGGTACAGCTACAGAGCGGCATCAGTATTTTCTATAGTAATCAATTGCTAAATGGAAAAGAAGGGGTAAATCTGGATTATCAAGATGCACCTTTATATAAAGTATTGGACGATTTATTTAAGAAAAGAGGTTTTGATTGGCAATATTACGCTGATAAGAACACCATTTTGATTAAGCCTGCTAAAAAAAATAATTCCAAGAGCAGTGTTTCTAAATCAGAATTTGTCACTACCGGACAAGCGCACATAGAGCAGTTTAATATTCAAGGTCGAGTAACAGATGAAAATGGTAACCCATTACCATCTGTTTCTGTTGTAATCCCCGGCACACCCTTGGGTGCAATGACAAACACCAAGGGCGAATACTTTTTCGAAGATGCGCCTGAGAATGCAGATCTAGTTATTTCCTATGTAGGTTATATAGAAAAACGTATGCATATTCAAGGTCGGAATGTTATTAATGTTATTTTAACTGAATCAGTAAACGAGTTAAATAAAGCCGTTGTAATTGGCTATGGCAAAACCACAAAAAGGTTTAACACCGGCTCTGTCGCAACAATTGATGCAGATATAATAGCAAAGCAACCTATAGCAAACGTAATGACAGCCTTACCTGGTCGGGTGGCTGGTGTTCAAATTACTCAAAATAATGGAGTGCCTGGAAGCAATACACAAATTCAGATTAGAGGACAAGGCTCTTTAAACTCTGGCACCATCCCATTGTATGTGATAGATGGGGTTCCCTACTCAAATTTTAATGGGGCTCAACCTGCAACGGATAATTTAGACGCTTGGGGTATAAGCAGTGCAAATGGTGGCACCAGCCCATTTAGCTCTATCAACCCAGATGACATAGAAAGTATTTCTATCTTAAAAGACGCCGACGCTACAGCTATATATGGTGCTAGGGGAGCGAATGGCGTGGTGCTCATTACCACAAAAAGCGGAAAATCAGGTAAGTCAAAAGTTGATGTAAATGTTTATACAGGTACTGGTAAAGTAGGGCACTTTATTCCAATGCTCAATACACAACAATACCTGGCACTAAGAAAAGAAGCTTTTGCAAATGATGGAATCTCTCCAGATAAGGCTAGTTCTAGACCCCTTGATTTATTAGATTGGGACCAAAATGCCTATACTAATTGGCAAAAGTATCTGATTGGCGGAACGGCACATTCAACCAATGCTGAAATCTCTTATTCAGGAGGAAATGAAAATACACAATACAGATTGAGTGGTTCTTATAGAAATGATGGTACTGTATATCCTGGTGATAACTGGAAAGACAGTAGAGTCACTTCAAGGTTTAGTTTAGATCATCATTCTACCAATAATAAATTTGGATTTAATTTTTCGACTAGCTATTCTTACGAAAACTCTTTTTTGCCTTCTTCAGATATCACTAGCCTTTATACACTTCCTCCTAACTATCCGTCTATGCTAAAAGATAGTACGGGGAAACTAATTTGGTATCCTGGTTTTACAAACCCCCTGTCTTATTTAGAGCAGCCGGATAGAAGTGTTACGACAAATTTAATTAGTAACCTTACGCTTCGTTATACAATAATTCCAGGCTTAAATCTGAAATTAAATTCTGGATATACGAATATCGTTTTAGATCAAAAATCGGCAAAGCCGGCCTCTGCTCAAAATCCTGCTTATAATCCGGTGAGCAGCGCTTATTTCTCTAATAATAAAATTGAGAACTGGATTATCGAACCTACGGTTGATTATAGTTTTAATATCGGAAAAGGTAAATTTAATGCCTTGGCTGGTGGTACTTTTCAACAGAATATATCTCAAACAAACTCTACAAAAGGAACAAATTATAGCTCTGATTTACTTTTGGGCTCTCTTGCTGGGGCAGGCCTTATTACTTCCTATTATCCCAATTACTCCAAATATAAGTTTGCATCAATGTATGGAAGAGCAAATTACAATTGGGACAGTAAATATTTGATCAATGCAACATTTAGAAGAGATGGCTCGTCTCGTTTTGGCCCCAATAATCGCTTTGGTAATTTCTGGGCCATCGGTGCAGGATGGATTTTTTCAGAAGAAAATTTTGTAAAAGACAATCTTCCATTCCTGAGTTTTGGGAAGTTAAGGGGTAGCTATGGGTTAACAGGTAATGATCAGATTCCTAATTATATTTATCTACCTCTTTATTCACTTATATCTACACCTTACCAACAGCAAACAGGGATGTATGAAACAACGAGCCCTAATCCTAATATTCAATGGGAAACGGACAGAAAGTTGGAGATGGCTCTGGAATTAGGCTTCTTAAAAGACAGAATTCTATTTACAGGTAGCTATTATAGGGATCGTTCCGGAAATCAATTGACTTACTTAAGTCTACCTACTCAAACAGGGTTTAACTCCTATATGGCAAATATTCCAGCCGTTATTCAGAATAAAGGAATAGAACTAACCATTAATACAAAAAACATTCTTACTAAAAATTTTCAATGGTATAGCTCATTAAACATAACTATTCCACAAAATAAATTATTAAGTTTTCCTGGATTAGAAAATTCATTTTATAGCAATTCTTATGTAATAGGCCAACCTATTAACCTGACGCGTCTTTATCATTATACAGGAATTGACCCACAAACAGGGTTTCCACAATATGCTACAAAGGCTGGTACAGGTATTCCCGATTATAATACAGATAGAATTATTGCTCCGGTGGGGCACCCATTTTATGGTGGTTTAAGCAATGATTTTACCTATAAGCAGTGGTCGTTAAGTGTTTTTGTACAATTCCAACATCAAAATGGATTTACCAATAGTGTCTCTTATTCTCCAATTGGCAGAGGTATGACCAATTTAAATACTTCTGTTTTAAACAGATGGCAAAAGCCTGGCGATGTCAATACCTTGTATCCCGCTGCTTCAGCAAATGCGGGTACGCCGATTGCCAATGCATATGGGTATTATTATGGAGGTTCGGATGCATTCTGGGGAGATGCTTCTTGGTTGAAAATCCGATCTGCTTCTCTTTCTTATTCTTTCGGTAAAAAATTGATAAGCAGTTGGGGATTGAGTACACTGAGACTGTATGCAGAGGGACAGAACTTATTTACCTTGAATAGAAATAAATACCAATTTGATCCGGAAACAAATGTACCGGGTGGTCCTCCAGGTTTGGGAACAGGACAATATGCTGCAGTACCTCCTCTAAGAACTTTGGTCGTAGGAATTAATGTCTCATTTTAA
- a CDS encoding RNA polymerase sigma factor: MISGNDIDLLAALKTGSKIAFERLYKESLQLLWGEAYRILGNKESADDVVQELFIEVWEKKLFDKVENNIRSYLFTCIRRKCYKIVGNKNTLREISTSIEDSLTFYPDEFAVKELNNEINAAMKAMPPQSSKAFELYILEGKKRKEVASEMGISDNTAKSYLATALKIARAKLLNFKKNTPI, translated from the coding sequence TTGATCTCCGGCAATGATATTGATTTATTGGCTGCATTAAAAACAGGTAGCAAAATAGCATTTGAAAGGCTTTATAAAGAAAGCCTTCAACTCTTATGGGGCGAAGCATACAGAATACTTGGGAATAAAGAATCTGCAGATGATGTGGTTCAGGAATTATTTATAGAAGTCTGGGAAAAGAAGCTATTTGATAAAGTAGAAAATAATATCAGATCCTACTTATTTACTTGTATAAGACGCAAATGCTATAAAATTGTTGGCAACAAGAATACCTTAAGGGAGATATCAACAAGTATTGAAGATTCTTTAACATTTTATCCGGATGAATTTGCAGTTAAGGAGTTAAATAATGAGATAAATGCTGCTATGAAAGCGATGCCACCACAATCATCCAAGGCATTTGAATTATATATCTTAGAGGGAAAAAAGCGAAAAGAGGTAGCCAGTGAGATGGGCATAAGTGATAATACCGCGAAATCCTATTTGGCCACTGCACTTAAAATTGCAAGAGCAAAACTGTTAAACTTTAAAAAGAATACACCCATTTAA
- a CDS encoding FecR family protein: protein MSLREEHISQLIMEKILETISPEDDALLQEMINHHQAVRLQYEHTLKMMEEAKANNIFPPDTDKSWQQVDAILTKRKTIKLRHTILRVAAVIIFFLLLGGGVFFLNNIHHRRDQLFVKGELVLKLANGKTITLSGSPNAISVNGITIKNDSSNRILQYQPVAGQRANNQINTLIVPPSLDYKIALSDGTIVTLNSATKLSFPFAFTGSTREISIDGEAYLQVAHNASKPFIVHLPGSTVRVLGTQFNVNTYNKADIKVSLVKGSLRFSSKNDSILIVPGKEAVLKNQTLKEQDLNKDDLAWIDGKYIMNNTSLNAIAALIPRWYGVKVLLDDHAIADKRFSGIIYKNRPLSDFLEMLRGTTDANFYYSGDVLHFK from the coding sequence ATGAGCCTAAGAGAAGAACACATAAGTCAGTTGATCATGGAAAAAATTCTGGAAACTATTAGTCCGGAAGATGATGCCTTATTGCAAGAAATGATTAATCATCATCAAGCTGTAAGGTTGCAGTATGAACATACTTTGAAAATGATGGAAGAGGCAAAGGCAAATAATATTTTCCCTCCTGATACCGATAAAAGCTGGCAACAGGTTGACGCAATACTTACCAAGCGAAAAACAATAAAGTTAAGACACACCATTCTCAGAGTGGCCGCAGTGATTATCTTTTTTCTTTTATTGGGAGGTGGTGTATTTTTTTTGAATAATATCCATCATCGCCGCGATCAACTTTTTGTGAAGGGGGAGCTAGTGCTAAAATTAGCCAATGGTAAAACAATTACGTTATCAGGCTCTCCTAATGCTATTTCCGTAAATGGCATTACCATTAAAAATGACTCTTCCAATCGAATTTTGCAATATCAACCAGTAGCAGGTCAGCGTGCAAATAACCAAATAAACACATTAATTGTTCCGCCGAGCCTGGATTATAAAATTGCGCTTTCAGATGGTACTATTGTTACCTTAAACTCAGCAACAAAACTCAGCTTTCCATTTGCATTTACAGGAAGTACACGCGAGATCTCAATTGATGGAGAAGCATATCTTCAAGTAGCTCATAATGCCTCTAAGCCTTTTATCGTGCATCTTCCTGGCAGTACAGTCAGAGTGCTCGGCACTCAATTCAACGTTAATACATATAACAAGGCCGACATAAAAGTATCTTTAGTTAAAGGTTCTCTTCGATTCTCTTCTAAAAATGATTCCATTCTAATTGTTCCGGGGAAAGAGGCCGTTCTAAAGAATCAAACTTTAAAAGAACAGGATTTAAACAAGGATGACCTTGCATGGATAGATGGGAAATACATTATGAATAATACAAGTTTAAATGCTATTGCAGCACTTATTCCAAGATGGTATGGTGTGAAAGTCCTATTAGATGATCATGCAATTGCAGATAAGAGGTTTTCAGGAATTATTTATAAAAACAGACCACTGAGTGATTTTCTTGAGATGTTGAGAGGAACTACGGATGCAAATTTTTATTATAGTGGTGATGTATTACATTTCAAGTGA
- a CDS encoding type II toxin-antitoxin system HipA family toxin, with product MAANKTKIYVYAHWKGMQEPKLIGILTAQVAKGKKAFSFEYDKNWIQSTQQRMLDPDIQFFSGAQYPNNKENFGIFLDSMPDTWGRTLMKRKAAQVARENNKKALTLYDIDFLLGVYDETRMGALRFKTNIDGSFLDDNADNPVPPLSSVRELQFAAEQYEADTEKGEIGQWLNLLIAPGSSLGGARPKANVRDEKNQLWIAKFPSKNDTINKAAWEFLAYQLANKAGINMSVCRIEKIKGRQHTFFTKRFDRDKESRIHFASAMTMTGNSEDTIRDSPASYLDIADFIQRQGAEVEENLHQLWRRIIFNIAISNTDDHLRNHGFILTDAGWILSPAYDLNPSIDKHGLALNIDMEDNALDFDLAKSVGAFFRLSEVQMNVIIKEVMGSVKNWRKLAEKIGISKKEQELMQVAFKI from the coding sequence ATGGCAGCAAATAAAACCAAGATATATGTATATGCACATTGGAAAGGAATGCAGGAGCCAAAATTAATAGGCATCTTGACTGCTCAGGTTGCTAAGGGTAAAAAGGCTTTTAGTTTTGAGTATGATAAAAATTGGATTCAATCTACTCAACAAAGAATGTTAGATCCCGATATTCAGTTCTTTTCAGGAGCGCAATATCCAAACAATAAAGAGAATTTCGGCATCTTCCTCGATAGTATGCCCGATACCTGGGGACGTACATTGATGAAAAGAAAAGCGGCACAAGTAGCAAGAGAGAACAACAAAAAGGCACTTACTTTGTATGATATTGATTTCTTATTAGGCGTATATGATGAAACGCGAATGGGAGCATTGCGCTTCAAAACAAATATAGACGGCTCTTTTTTAGACGATAATGCGGATAATCCTGTTCCACCTTTATCTTCCGTTAGAGAATTACAATTTGCAGCAGAACAATATGAAGCAGATACCGAAAAAGGAGAAATCGGGCAGTGGTTGAATCTGCTAATAGCTCCAGGCTCTTCGCTGGGAGGAGCCCGACCCAAAGCGAATGTAAGAGACGAAAAGAATCAACTTTGGATTGCTAAATTTCCTTCTAAAAATGACACAATTAATAAAGCAGCCTGGGAGTTTCTTGCCTACCAACTGGCGAATAAAGCAGGTATCAATATGTCTGTATGTAGGATCGAGAAAATAAAGGGTAGGCAACATACTTTTTTTACTAAAAGATTTGACCGAGATAAAGAGTCTAGAATCCATTTCGCTTCTGCAATGACAATGACAGGAAATAGTGAAGATACCATTCGTGATAGCCCTGCAAGCTATTTGGATATTGCAGATTTTATACAAAGACAGGGTGCTGAGGTGGAAGAAAATTTACATCAACTCTGGAGAAGGATTATTTTCAATATTGCCATATCCAATACCGATGACCATTTGCGCAATCATGGCTTTATATTAACAGATGCCGGATGGATATTATCTCCGGCCTATGATTTGAACCCCTCCATAGATAAGCATGGTTTAGCATTGAATATTGATATGGAAGACAATGCGCTGGATTTTGATTTGGCAAAAAGCGTAGGAGCTTTTTTTAGGCTATCAGAGGTTCAGATGAATGTAATAATTAAAGAAGTAATGGGCAGCGTAAAGAACTGGAGAAAATTGGCAGAAAAAATAGGTATATCGAAAAAAGAACAGGAACTAATGCAAGTGGCATTTAAAATTTAA
- a CDS encoding helix-turn-helix domain-containing protein: MLSRKQITLPKYDTLLRQMGENIKLARKRRKLTAIQVAERAGIARSTLYLIENGEPSVAMGAYFNVLRVLGLQNDMGKLAADDDFGRKLQDLELLK, from the coding sequence ATGTTGAGTAGAAAACAGATAACCCTTCCCAAATACGATACTTTACTCAGACAGATGGGAGAGAACATAAAGTTGGCACGCAAAAGACGTAAGCTTACGGCAATACAAGTCGCAGAGCGGGCTGGCATTGCCCGTTCAACTTTGTACTTGATTGAAAATGGAGAGCCGAGTGTAGCTATGGGTGCTTACTTCAATGTCCTTAGAGTATTGGGTTTGCAAAACGATATGGGAAAGCTGGCAGCAGATGACGATTTTGGAAGAAAATTGCAAGACTTGGAACTATTAAAATAA